A part of Oncorhynchus kisutch isolate 150728-3 linkage group LG2, Okis_V2, whole genome shotgun sequence genomic DNA contains:
- the LOC109904859 gene encoding helix-loop-helix protein 2-like — MMLSPDQPDAGLPTETLLNGIKMECAPMPAEPAEGQGKARSLSMPSLSREEKRRRRRATDKYRSAHATRERIRVEAFNIGFAELRKLLPTLPPDKKLSKIEILRLAICYITYLNHVLDA; from the coding sequence ATGATGCTAAGTCCAGACCAGCCAGATGCCGGACTGCCCACAGAGACCCTGCTGAACGGCATCAAGATGGAGTGTGCCCCCATGCCTGCGGAGCCCGCAGAAGGCCAGGGCAAGGCGCGATCTCTGTCCATGCCTTCCCTCagcagggaggagaagaggaggcggCGGCGTGCCACAGACAAGTACCGGTCCGCACACGCCACGAGAGAGCGCATCCGCGTTGAGGCCTTCAACATTGGGTTTGCCGAGCTGAGGAAACTTCTCCCGACACTTCCACCAGACAAGAAGCTATCCAAGATCGAGATCCTCCGGCTGGCAATCTGCTACATCACCTACCTCAACCATGTGCTGGACGCGTAG